In Candidatus Binatia bacterium, the genomic window GGGGATCAGAGCTACATAGGCCCAGGCCGCCAGCGCCGCCGGCCACCGCTTGGCCCCGATCTTCTGCGCTAAAAGGTAAATGAGATACACGGCCAGCGAGTTCACCACCGCAAGAGCAAACCGAATCACGAGGACGTTTACGGCAAGCAAGCGGAACAACAACCCGTTCCACCAGTACACTCCTGGCGTGTAACCCGCGTGAAAGTCGGTGTAGAGCCGATGGCCCAGAGACGTCCGGTAAATTTGGTACAGCAGCGTCCCTTCGTCATCGAGATTCAGGCCGTACGGAACGAGTGAATAGAAATACGCCGCCGTGAGAGCGAAGAACAACCCATCCACCCACGACCACTGGCGTCCCCGCATGGCCCGCCTGTCTAGCGCGAATCGCTGCTCGAAGTACAGCGGCTTTCGCATCCTAGATGCCGGCGGGCCCATCGCGCAGCACTGTGGACGCTCGCGTCAGGATCCGTCGCCAGTAGTTGGCGCAAGAGCGGGCAAAACGCACATTGCCCAAGCGGGACGGTGAGATACGCGCTCAACGCGCGAGTCGCCGGATCTGCTGCCTCGCTGGCTGCTCGGATCACGCGCAGGGCATCGCTGCCGGGCAACCGTGCCCAATCGAGGAACAACGGCGGCAGGATGGCGGGCAGATTCACAAAGCGGCTTGCAAGCTTTGCCCATTGATCGGCGGCCGAAGAAAGCCTCGCTGCCAGGAGCCCCCGTTCCAGCACCGACGCTAAGTCAGTAGGCTCCGCACCACTCACCGCCAACGCCTCCCAAAGAAGCTCGATCGGGGCGCGTGCAGCCAATCGCCACGCGAGATAAATCCTCAACCGCGGATCGCGCTCCTGCAGAAACCACGAGCGCATGTCCGCCCATTCTTCCGGCACGATCGCCGGCGGCGCGGCATCCTCGTCGGCACCCCCGAACTGCCAGGTCAACAAGAGGTTGCGCACGGCCACGTTCCACAGCGCGTTTGCCCAGTCGGTGTAAAGCGGCGACTCGGGCGTCGGGCGTACCCTCGCCAGAACTGCCCCTACCCTCGCATTCGCCTGTTCTCCAGCGATGCGCAGCACCAAACGGGCACACCCAGTGGACCACGTCCGGTAACCGAACTCCGCCCACGCCCGCGACCATTGCTCCAACGCAACGGGGTCAGGGCTGCCGCGCAGAGCGAGCAAAGCCTGTCGGTTGCATTCTTCGCTGGCTGTCTTTCGCTCCCACCTTTTCCAGTGCGGTGCTGAATCCCCGCCGCCGTCCGCCGGCACGGACGCACCCGTCTGCGGCCTCCAAACGCGGAACGAACCGAAGCGCTCCTGAACCGCATACCGCTGCTCGACCCAGTGCTTGAGCAAAAAGAAGAATCCGGCCGCATCGGCAAAGAACAACGACGGTGGGTATTCCGTCACGATCCAACGAGGAGGCCGTCGTTGCAGGTCATCCACGACTTCAGCCTCCACAGAGTGTCCGGGCCAACCGCTTTTGAAGTAGCCGATTCGCGCTGGGTGCCACGTCGCCACGAGAAAGCCCAAGAGATCGAGATCGGGAAACGTAAACAACTCTTCGCCCCTAGCCCCTTGGCGAAGCAACCAACGGGCGGTGTGCGCAAAATCGCGCTGCCGCTGGCCGGCATGATCGGCGCGCACAAGCACAAGGGCGCGATCTGTATCCCACCATTCCAATCTAGAGGTCAGGCCAACGAGAAAGCCCACCACATGGCTCCACACCCGCAGTTGCGGCGCACTACACACCAGCAGGACAGCCAACGCCGCTGCCGGCACCAGTGCCGGAAATAGCTCGCGCAGCCGGTCCGGCAGCGCCCTCGCCCAACGGCGCGAGTACGCTTGCCCGATAACAACGAGCAGCACGAGACTCAGCGGTGCGGCATAGGCCAAGTGAAAGAAATCGCTGCGCGGGTACGCAGTCCAGAACAACGCTTGCGCGCCGATATTGAGGAGGGCGAGCCTGGGCGCCAAAGCTTGCCAACGGCGGGTGACCCCCAACAACAGTGTCCCTACTGCCGCCACAAAGTGCGCAGTCGGAACGGCGATGTACAAGCCTCTCCGCACGGCTGAAATCACTGCTTGCTCCGCTCCTTCCGGTTTTGGGGCCAGCGCAGCGTACGCCACCATCATGGCGATCACGACCACCAGGATCGCCACGGACCACTCTTGCCGCTTTTGCCCACGGAGCCACAGCGGTAACCACCAGGCCGAGACGCTCAGCGCCACTGCTACCAAAAAGAGTAGCCAACTCCACTCGTAAGGGATGAAAAAGTGCTCCTCGTAACCGGATCCGACAAAGAGCACGTCACGCCATACTCCGCTAAAGCCGAGCTTCCACCAGTACACCGCCAGCCACGGCAGCGTTACACTGAGGAACCCAGCTCCCGCCAGCAGTAGCGCCCGCAAGCCAACCTGGGTACCAAGGGTCGTTGGCGGCTGCGCACTCAGGGCAACCGCGATCCAGGCAACCACCGCCAAGAGAAACGGACCCAAAAAGACAAACCCGTGCTGGTCCAACAGATGGTGACGAAACACCGCCGCGACACTGGTCGCCACCGCTAACAACGCGACCAAGGACGACACCTCGAACCGGCGCGCGAGCAAGCCTGCAGCGGCGGTGGCCGTAAATGCGAGTTGGAACAACCCGGAATTCGGTTTGAAGGAAAAACTCAACCCAGCAAGCAAACCCGCGGACAGCCACCGCCAGCCGCGGCTATCTTCCTGCCCCTTAACGAGCAGGAGCCAGCTGCTCAGCATCCAGGCGATGCAGTACCAAGCCGGGTATGGCACGTTGAACGACAGCTCCGACACCTCGACGACGGGTAGCAAAGCGGCGTACGCCGCTACCGGGACAACCGACCATGCTGGCGGCGCAAAATGCAAACCCACGCGGAACAGTAGGAGGGCGTTCACTACGTGCACCGCCACGAGCGGCAAGCGCACGACGGACAAGTGCTCACCAAACCACCGGAAGAGCAAGGCGTGAAAATAAAAGTACGCCGGTGTGTAACCGCTGATGAAGTCGATATATGGCACCTCGCCGCGAGCCGTGCGGTACAAAAGGAATACGGTGGCGCCCTCCTCACCCAGATTCACACCGTAGAGGTGCAGCACTCCAAAATACGCGAGGGCCGCTGCCGCAACGGCCGCTTGCCACCACACAGCCCGCCGCACCCGTTTCGTCCCCGCCACTCGCGCCTGAACCATCAGCGACGAGCAACCTCAGCTTCGATCACCTCGATGGTTCGGTCTGCCGCCTGCTCCCAAGAGAACTGCTTTGCCCATGCAATCGCCCCGCGGGAAAGGCGCTCGCGAAGGGAGGTATCCGTCAAAATCCTCGCCATCGCATCCACCAGCGCTTGCAGGTCTCCGTGCGGGACCAGAAGTCCCGTTTCTCCGTGGCGCACCGCATCGCGCAAACCCGGGACATCGCTGGCAATCGCCGGAACCCCACACGCGTTGGCTTCGAGCACGGTAAGGCCCCAACCTTCCTTCTCCGAGGTGTTCACCACGACGTGGCAACGGCGGATGTAATCCACCTTCACCGCGTCGGGGACAAATCCTGTAAATGTGGTACACCGCTCGAGCGAGAGTTCGGCGGCTAGCTTCTGTAAATGGGCCTGGGCTCGGCCATCCCCTACCACAACAACATGCAGATCTGGCAACATCTGGCGCAGCTTCGCCGCCGCCCGGAGCACGAGATCGATGCGCTTATAAAACTCCACGCGCCCGAGCACGAGCACCGTGGGCTGCACGTCTGGGCAGCGTCCGTTCGGGTTGTACAACACATGATCTAGCCCGTTCGGAATTACGTGAATCGATTCGGCGGCGATCCCGCGGGCAATTAAATCGTCCCGCGTGCTCGGTGAAACGGCCACAAACCGGCGCCCGCGATACACCCAAGGGATGAGCCGTTCGAGCCCCACGACCGCCGCCGCCACCGGCGGTGAAACTTGCCGGAACGCCGTCCAACCGAACAAATGGTGCGTGATCAGCAACACCGGCACATCCGTGTAGAGGGGTGTGCAGAACGGAATCTTATTGAGGTGTTCCAAGATCACCGTGCCGCCGCGCCGACTCTCTTTGCGCACTTTCGCCGGCAGTTGCAAATAGTACGTGAGCCGGTTGCCAAAGCGGACGATCCGCAAGCCGTAATCGGTAACCTCCTCCTGTGCGGCACCCCGGTACCAAGTGCAGAAGAGCGTGGGTTCGTACCCGCGGCGCACGAACCACTTCGCCATTTGGGCGATGTGCAACTCGGCGCCTCCGGCCCAGGGGTGTCCGAGGTCACGCTCGTTCAAAATCAGCAACGGCCGACCCATGAGACTACAGCCGCCCGAGCCACGACCTCCACTTAAGCCACCACACGATCCAGAGAGCTTCGAGAGCAATCCGCTTGTTCATCTTTGAGTCACCCACCGTGCGGTCAACGAACAAAATGGGCGTCTCGAACAATCGGGCTCCGAGCTGCCAGGCGCGAAACGTCATTTCAATTTGGAACGCGTAGCCATTCGACCGCACGCGCTCGAGGGGAATGCGAGCCAACAATTCTCGCCGCCAACACTTGAACCCGCCGGTGACATCGGCAACCGGCAGGCCGGTAACCCAGCGGGCATAGGCGTTACCGTAGTAGCTCAGAAGGAGGCGGCTCATCGGCCAATTCACCACTGTGATCCCCCGGAGGTAACGAGAACCGAGCACCAGGTCGTAGTCCTCGGCCAAACGCAACAGTTCTGGGACCATGTCGACCGGATGGGAGAAGTCCGCGTCCATCTGCACAATGAGCTCCGCTCCATCGTCCAGCGCTCGGCGAA contains:
- a CDS encoding glycosyltransferase family 39 protein translates to MVQARVAGTKRVRRAVWWQAAVAAAALAYFGVLHLYGVNLGEEGATVFLLYRTARGEVPYIDFISGYTPAYFYFHALLFRWFGEHLSVVRLPLVAVHVVNALLLFRVGLHFAPPAWSVVPVAAYAALLPVVEVSELSFNVPYPAWYCIAWMLSSWLLLVKGQEDSRGWRWLSAGLLAGLSFSFKPNSGLFQLAFTATAAAGLLARRFEVSSLVALLAVATSVAAVFRHHLLDQHGFVFLGPFLLAVVAWIAVALSAQPPTTLGTQVGLRALLLAGAGFLSVTLPWLAVYWWKLGFSGVWRDVLFVGSGYEEHFFIPYEWSWLLFLVAVALSVSAWWLPLWLRGQKRQEWSVAILVVVIAMMVAYAALAPKPEGAEQAVISAVRRGLYIAVPTAHFVAAVGTLLLGVTRRWQALAPRLALLNIGAQALFWTAYPRSDFFHLAYAAPLSLVLLVVIGQAYSRRWARALPDRLRELFPALVPAAALAVLLVCSAPQLRVWSHVVGFLVGLTSRLEWWDTDRALVLVRADHAGQRQRDFAHTARWLLRQGARGEELFTFPDLDLLGFLVATWHPARIGYFKSGWPGHSVEAEVVDDLQRRPPRWIVTEYPPSLFFADAAGFFFLLKHWVEQRYAVQERFGSFRVWRPQTGASVPADGGGDSAPHWKRWERKTASEECNRQALLALRGSPDPVALEQWSRAWAEFGYRTWSTGCARLVLRIAGEQANARVGAVLARVRPTPESPLYTDWANALWNVAVRNLLLTWQFGGADEDAAPPAIVPEEWADMRSWFLQERDPRLRIYLAWRLAARAPIELLWEALAVSGAEPTDLASVLERGLLAARLSSAADQWAKLASRFVNLPAILPPLFLDWARLPGSDALRVIRAASEAADPATRALSAYLTVPLGQCAFCPLLRQLLATDPDASVHSAARWARRHLGCESRCTSSSDSR
- a CDS encoding polyprenol monophosphomannose synthase translates to MTATVVIPTYNERDNIQRIIPALLNGREGLRVLVVDDNSPDGTADVVREMGRADTRVSVLVRSQKEGIGPAYLAGFRRALDDGAELIVQMDADFSHPVDMVPELLRLAEDYDLVLGSRYLRGITVVNWPMSRLLLSYYGNAYARWVTGLPVADVTGGFKCWRRELLARIPLERVRSNGYAFQIEMTFRAWQLGARLFETPILFVDRTVGDSKMNKRIALEALWIVWWLKWRSWLGRL
- a CDS encoding glycosyltransferase family 4 protein, yielding MGRPLLILNERDLGHPWAGGAELHIAQMAKWFVRRGYEPTLFCTWYRGAAQEEVTDYGLRIVRFGNRLTYYLQLPAKVRKESRRGGTVILEHLNKIPFCTPLYTDVPVLLITHHLFGWTAFRQVSPPVAAAVVGLERLIPWVYRGRRFVAVSPSTRDDLIARGIAAESIHVIPNGLDHVLYNPNGRCPDVQPTVLVLGRVEFYKRIDLVLRAAAKLRQMLPDLHVVVVGDGRAQAHLQKLAAELSLERCTTFTGFVPDAVKVDYIRRCHVVVNTSEKEGWGLTVLEANACGVPAIASDVPGLRDAVRHGETGLLVPHGDLQALVDAMARILTDTSLRERLSRGAIAWAKQFSWEQAADRTIEVIEAEVARR